The following coding sequences lie in one Myxococcus xanthus genomic window:
- a CDS encoding CsbD family protein → MGEWTDKAKGKVKEVAGVASGDRELEAEGKRDSAKGAIKGKIEDAKRAIKDAVDSDKPRRGEP, encoded by the coding sequence ATGGGCGAGTGGACCGACAAGGCCAAGGGCAAGGTCAAGGAAGTGGCCGGCGTCGCGAGCGGCGACCGTGAGCTGGAGGCCGAGGGCAAGCGTGACTCCGCCAAGGGCGCCATCAAGGGCAAGATTGAGGACGCCAAGCGCGCCATCAAGGACGCGGTCGACTCCGACAAGCCGCGCCGGGGCGAGCCCTAG
- a CDS encoding universal stress protein, with protein sequence MWMTPGAARPSTERRSDRLPPGGCKVPPSPLHAYSQGESGGREGGMEMRPSQLSRTAVPLLPPGLARGQRGVSRLVLGTDFSLRSEFALARALRLPLAHGSVFCVLHVAPVLDGQEGPGGTLSGARCLRKAVSSVCRRLRNRVDIDVREELGRGDPVEVASAVARMSGAELVVLGRPHVTYPVRALAEDSTVRRMVRHLGVSVLVVVPHPVRPYGRPLVAVDFSRESRRALELTLRLCPAPALVDVLHVVDTAAQEAELRRAHAPAERWLLLRQEREYQARVALGRFLAPYREAGRELEVRVRCGEPAEEGILAEALERGSDLLALAMSAVEARTPLTEQVLARAGCDVLVSRHLSPAS encoded by the coding sequence GTGTGGATGACGCCAGGCGCCGCGCGGCCGTCCACGGAGCGGCGGAGCGACCGGTTGCCTCCGGGAGGCTGCAAGGTGCCACCTTCACCGCTACACGCATACTCACAAGGTGAGTCGGGTGGAAGGGAAGGAGGGATGGAGATGAGGCCGTCACAACTTTCGAGGACGGCAGTGCCGCTGCTCCCTCCAGGGCTCGCCCGGGGGCAGCGGGGCGTGTCGCGCCTGGTGCTGGGAACGGATTTCTCGCTGCGCTCCGAGTTCGCGCTGGCGCGCGCGCTGCGCCTTCCGCTGGCGCACGGGAGCGTCTTCTGCGTGCTGCACGTGGCCCCCGTCCTGGACGGGCAGGAGGGGCCAGGTGGGACGCTGTCGGGTGCACGCTGCCTGCGCAAGGCGGTGAGCTCCGTGTGCAGGCGGCTGCGCAACCGCGTGGACATCGACGTGCGCGAGGAGCTCGGGCGAGGGGACCCGGTGGAGGTGGCGTCGGCCGTGGCGCGGATGTCGGGCGCGGAGTTGGTGGTGCTGGGGCGTCCCCATGTGACGTACCCGGTGCGCGCGCTGGCCGAGGATTCGACGGTGCGGCGCATGGTGCGCCATCTGGGCGTCTCCGTGCTGGTGGTGGTGCCGCACCCGGTCCGGCCCTACGGCAGGCCCCTGGTGGCGGTGGACTTCTCACGCGAGTCGCGCAGGGCGCTGGAGCTGACCTTGCGCCTGTGCCCGGCGCCCGCGCTGGTGGACGTGCTGCACGTGGTGGACACGGCGGCGCAGGAGGCGGAGCTGCGCCGCGCCCATGCGCCGGCCGAGCGGTGGCTGCTGCTGCGGCAGGAGCGGGAGTATCAGGCGCGGGTGGCGCTTGGTCGCTTCCTCGCGCCCTACCGGGAGGCGGGCCGCGAGTTGGAGGTGAGGGTGCGCTGCGGCGAGCCGGCCGAAGAGGGCATCCTGGCGGAGGCGTTGGAGCGGGGCTCGGATCTGCTGGCGCTGGCCATGTCCGCCGTGGAGGCGCGCACGCCGCTGACAGAGCAGGTGCTGGCGCGCGCGGGCTGCGACGTGTTGGTGTCGCGTCACCTTTCGCCTGCATCCTGA
- a CDS encoding ABC transporter ATP-binding protein — MSLKVRFQNAGSLFKQLPGTFRLFWQASPRGAVVLGALTLVAALLPAAIAWVGKLIVDSVVAAAQGSVEARSRVYGLVGLEFGLMLGSAVVDRGLTLTRELLRANLGNLLNERILQKALALELRHFEDSATYDKMQNARREANSRPLSLVTQAFSIVRNTITLGTFAALLVALSPWSVVVLVAASVPAFIAEARLAMAGFRLYSWRAPEGRKLNYLEWILTRDSHVKEVKLFGLGPLVLGRYRTLFQKFFAEDRALAFRRMAWGLGLGVLSLGAFYGCYLLVAGRAASGTITVGDMVLYLSVFRQGQAAFQGILTSVGSMYEDALFMSNLFAYLDIPTGGEATRVLPPLSPPRGHDSAIELRDVSFRYPGKDAWALKNVSLSLKPGQKLALVGENGAGKSTLVKLLLRLYEPVDGDIFYGGVNLKDMDVEDLRSRFGAVFQDFVRYQFNVAENIGLGHVPALEDRGRIEKAAEEGGASGVITALPQQYDTMLGGWFEKGQELSAGQWQKLAVARAFMRDDAEVLILDEPTASIDAEAEHALFERFQALAADRIAIVISHRFSTVRMADQIAVLHNGQVDELGSHDELMAKDGRYAHLFRLQARGYQD, encoded by the coding sequence GTGTCGCTCAAGGTCCGCTTCCAGAACGCGGGCAGTCTCTTCAAGCAGTTGCCGGGGACCTTCCGGCTCTTCTGGCAGGCCAGCCCTCGCGGCGCGGTGGTGCTGGGCGCGCTGACGCTGGTGGCGGCGCTGTTGCCGGCGGCCATCGCCTGGGTGGGCAAGCTCATCGTGGACTCGGTGGTGGCGGCGGCGCAGGGCTCGGTGGAGGCCCGCTCGCGGGTGTACGGGCTGGTGGGGTTGGAGTTCGGGTTGATGCTGGGCTCGGCGGTGGTGGACCGCGGGCTGACGCTGACGCGCGAGCTGCTTCGCGCCAACCTGGGGAACCTGCTCAATGAGCGCATCCTCCAGAAGGCGCTGGCGCTGGAGCTGCGGCACTTCGAGGACTCGGCCACCTACGACAAGATGCAGAACGCGCGGCGCGAGGCGAACAGCCGGCCGCTGTCGCTGGTGACGCAGGCGTTCTCCATCGTCCGCAACACCATCACCCTGGGCACCTTCGCCGCGTTGTTGGTGGCGTTGTCGCCGTGGAGCGTGGTGGTGCTGGTGGCCGCGTCGGTGCCGGCCTTCATCGCCGAGGCGCGGCTGGCCATGGCGGGCTTCCGGCTCTACTCGTGGCGCGCGCCCGAGGGCCGCAAGCTGAACTACCTGGAGTGGATTCTCACGCGGGACAGCCACGTGAAGGAGGTGAAGCTCTTCGGGTTGGGGCCGCTGGTGCTGGGCCGCTACCGCACGCTCTTCCAGAAGTTCTTCGCGGAGGACCGGGCGCTGGCCTTCCGGCGGATGGCCTGGGGCCTGGGGCTGGGCGTCCTCTCATTGGGCGCCTTCTATGGCTGCTACCTGCTGGTGGCGGGCCGCGCGGCGAGCGGGACGATTACCGTGGGCGACATGGTGCTGTACCTGAGCGTGTTCCGTCAGGGGCAGGCGGCGTTCCAGGGCATCCTGACCAGCGTGGGCTCCATGTACGAGGACGCGCTCTTCATGAGCAACCTGTTCGCGTACCTGGACATCCCCACCGGCGGCGAGGCGACGCGGGTGCTGCCGCCGCTCTCTCCGCCGCGTGGGCACGACAGCGCCATCGAGCTGCGTGACGTGTCCTTCCGTTATCCGGGGAAGGATGCGTGGGCGCTGAAGAACGTGTCGCTGTCGCTGAAGCCGGGACAGAAGCTGGCGCTGGTGGGAGAGAACGGGGCGGGGAAGAGCACGTTGGTGAAGCTGCTCCTGCGCCTGTACGAGCCGGTGGACGGCGACATCTTCTACGGCGGCGTCAATCTGAAGGACATGGACGTGGAGGACCTGCGCAGCCGCTTCGGCGCGGTGTTCCAGGACTTCGTGCGCTACCAGTTCAACGTGGCGGAGAACATCGGCCTGGGGCACGTGCCGGCGCTGGAGGACCGCGGCCGCATTGAGAAGGCGGCCGAGGAGGGCGGGGCCAGCGGTGTGATTACGGCGCTGCCACAGCAGTACGACACGATGCTGGGCGGCTGGTTCGAGAAGGGGCAGGAGCTGTCGGCGGGCCAGTGGCAGAAGCTGGCGGTGGCGCGGGCCTTCATGCGCGACGACGCGGAGGTGCTGATTCTGGACGAGCCCACGGCCAGCATCGACGCGGAGGCGGAGCACGCGCTGTTCGAGCGCTTCCAGGCGCTGGCGGCGGACCGGATTGCGATTGTGATTTCGCACCGTTTCTCCACGGTGCGCATGGCGGACCAGATTGCAGTGCTCCACAACGGGCAGGTGGACGAGCTGGGCAGCCACGACGAGCTGATGGCGAAGGACGGCCGCTACGCGCACCTGTTCCGGCTGCAGGCGCGCGGATATCAGGACTGA
- a CDS encoding Uma2 family endonuclease: MHDLMPFEPYDIDPNDPRAPPQETWDALSSEERQRIVDSLPSEFPVSEANPPEGDFHFEAKTRAREVLGSFFSRIGRKVYLGSELPVYYPGESMFAPDVMAVVDVEPHARMRWVVSAEGKGLDFALEVHVAGERRKDLERNVERFARLGIREYFVFDRGRLRLSGWRLDEGRRVYRPILPQHGLYPSEVLGLDLQVDDERLRFYLGGAALPEAPELIARLEHMVERVEASRAELVQQLAEESRLRAEESRLRAEESRLLELETQRREDAERQLAEARAEIARLRGERA, encoded by the coding sequence ATGCACGACCTCATGCCTTTCGAGCCCTACGACATCGATCCGAACGACCCGCGCGCGCCGCCCCAGGAGACGTGGGACGCGCTCTCGTCCGAGGAGCGTCAACGTATCGTCGACAGCCTTCCATCCGAATTCCCCGTTTCGGAGGCAAACCCGCCGGAGGGCGATTTCCACTTCGAGGCCAAGACGCGTGCCCGCGAGGTGCTCGGCAGCTTCTTCTCCCGCATTGGTCGCAAGGTGTACCTGGGGAGCGAGCTGCCCGTGTACTACCCAGGCGAATCCATGTTCGCCCCAGACGTCATGGCCGTGGTGGACGTCGAGCCCCACGCGCGGATGCGCTGGGTGGTCAGTGCCGAGGGCAAGGGCCTGGACTTCGCGCTGGAAGTGCACGTCGCGGGTGAGCGGCGCAAGGACTTGGAGCGCAACGTCGAGCGCTTCGCCCGGCTGGGTATCCGCGAGTACTTCGTCTTCGACCGGGGCCGGCTACGACTGAGCGGCTGGCGGCTGGACGAAGGGCGCCGCGTCTATCGCCCCATCCTTCCGCAGCACGGCCTCTATCCATCCGAAGTCCTGGGATTGGACCTCCAGGTAGATGACGAGCGTCTGCGCTTCTACCTGGGAGGTGCGGCCCTGCCGGAGGCACCCGAGCTGATTGCCCGCCTCGAACACATGGTCGAGCGCGTCGAGGCCAGCCGCGCGGAACTCGTACAGCAACTCGCGGAGGAGTCCCGCCTGCGAGCCGAGGAGTCTCGCCTGCGAGCCGAGGAGTCCCGACTCCTGGAACTGGAAACCCAGCGGCGCGAGGACGCCGAGCGCCAGCTCGCCGAGGCTCGGGCGGAAATCGCGCGCCTGCGTGGCGAGCGCGCCTGA